AATGAACGACTTGGCGTCCTTGATCGTCGTGAGGTTCGACTCGGCCAGGTCGGCGGAACCGCCCCAGAGCTCCGGAAGCTGCGCGGCGAGCGCGTTGATGACCTGACCCGAAGCGGCGCGCGTGGACACGTCCTTACCGGACGTGAACTCCGGGACGGAGACATCGGCGGGCAGCTCGCCGGCTTCCAGGCGCTCCAGCAGGGCCTTGCGCTCGGGGTTGGCCGCAGCCCACGCGTCGAAGGCGACCTGCCAGGCCGCGCGCGCCTCGGTGGCCCGCTCCTGGAGAGCGCGCGTGTGCGCGATCACGTCTTCGTCGACGACGAAGGACTGCTCCGGGTCGAACCCGAGGACCTTCTTCGTCGCTGCCAGCTCGTCGGCGCCCAGGGCGGAGCCGTGGATCTTTCCGCTGTTCTGCTTGCCGGGCGAGGGCCAGCCGATGATCGTCTTGAGGATGATGAGCGACGGCTTGTCGGTCTCGCCCTTCGCGGCTTCGATGGCCGCGTACAGTTCGGCGACGTCCTCGACGTACTCGCCGGTCTTCTTCCAATCGACCGTCTGCACCTGCCAGCCGTACGCCTCGTAGCGCTTCGCGACGTCTTCGGTGAACGCGACGTTCGTGTCGTCCTCGATGGAGATCTGGTTCGAGTCGTAGATGGCGATGAGGTTTCCGAGGTTCTGGTGTCCGGCCAGGCTCGAGGCCTCACTCGTGACACCTTCCTGGAGGTCGCCGTCGCCCGCGATCACGTACACGAAGTGATCGAACGGGCTCGTGCCGGCGGCCGCCTCGGGGTCGAACAGGCCGCGCTCGTAGCGGGACGCGTAGGCGAAGCCCACGGCCGAGGACAGACCCTGACCGAGCGGGCCCGTGGTGATCTCGACGCCCTTCGTGTGCCCGTACTCGGGGTGTCCGGGGGTCAAGGAGCCCCACGTGCGGAGGGATTCCAGGTCGGACAGCTCGAGTCCGAAACCGCCGAGATAGAGCTGGACGTACTGGGTCAGCGACGAGTGGCCCGCGGAGAGGATGAAGCGGTCGCGGCCGATCCAGTGCGTGTCCGAGGGATCGTGGCGCAGCACCCGCTGGTACAGCAGGTACGCGGCCGGCGCCAGGCTCATCGCCGTGCCGGGGTGTCCGTTGCCCACCTTCTCCACGGCATCCGCGGCCAGCACGCGAGCGGTGTCCACCGCGCGCCGATCGATCTCATCCCAAACCAGTTCCGACACGTGGTGCCCTTTCGAAAAGAGGGGAGTGCGTCCGACTCTCCAGCCGGCCGCGGCGGCGTCGAACCGCTACCTGCCGGCGCTCGGCGACGCCTGTGTTTTCAGCTTAGCGAAGTGCCGCGGGTCGCAGGCCGCATGTGTCCTCCGTGAGAATTCGTCGGCGGATGCCGGTCGGTCGCAGGGCGTCCATGGCCCGGGCGATCACCCGATTGGTCGTGACCTAGACTGGACGAGGATCTGGAGTGAGCCGGGGAAGGGGTCAGCGGACATGGTGCAGTCGAGCGTGTCCGCGGTGAACGACGTCGCGGTCGCTCGTTCCCTCGGTCAGAAGGTCCGCGCCTACGTCGCCTTGACGAAGCCGCGCGTCTTGGAGCTGCTCCTGGTGACGACCGTTCCGGTCATGATCCTGGCGCAAGGGGGGATGCCGAGCCTCTGGCTCGTGCTGGCGACGGTGATCGGCGGCGCGATGAGCGCGGGATCGGCTGCCACCTTCAACATGTACCTCGATCGCGACATCGATGCGCATATGCGGCGCACCGAGAACCGGCCACTCGTGACGGGCGAGGTGACGCCGCGGGGCGCACTGGTGTTCGCGTGGAGTCTGGCCGTGGGGTCCACGCTCTGGCTGCTGCTGACCACCAACTGGCTGGCCGCGGCACTGAGCGCCGTCGCCATCTTCTTCTATGTGGTCATCTACACGATGCTGCTGAAGCGCCGCACCGAACAGAATATCGTCTGGGGTGGGATCGCCGGGTGCTTCCCCGTGCTCATCGGGTGGTCTGCGGTCACGGGATCGCTGACCTGGGCTCCCTTCGTCCTCTTCCTCCTCGTCTTCCTCTGGACTCCGCCTCACTACTGGCCGCTCTCGATGAAGTACAAGGGTGACTACCGAGAAGCAGACGTGCCGATGCTGGGCGCCACCCGCAACGGTCGGCAGGTCGGGCTGCAGGTCATCCTCTACGCCTGGGCCACCGTGGCCTCTTCGCTCCTGCTCATCCCGGTCGCGGGTATGGGACTCGTGTACACGGCATCCGCACTCGTTTTCGGCGGCTGGTTCATCGTCGAGTCCCATGTGCTCTACAACCGCGCCGTCCGCGGGGAGCAGAGTCGTCCGATGCGAGTCTTCCACGCGTCGATCACGTACCTCACGCTCCTGTTCGTCGCCATCGCGATCGACCCGCTGCTGCCGTTCTGATCGGACGACGAAGGCGCCGGTCCCCGCGGGGATCG
The DNA window shown above is from Microbacterium laevaniformans and carries:
- the tkt gene encoding transketolase, coding for MSELVWDEIDRRAVDTARVLAADAVEKVGNGHPGTAMSLAPAAYLLYQRVLRHDPSDTHWIGRDRFILSAGHSSLTQYVQLYLGGFGLELSDLESLRTWGSLTPGHPEYGHTKGVEITTGPLGQGLSSAVGFAYASRYERGLFDPEAAAGTSPFDHFVYVIAGDGDLQEGVTSEASSLAGHQNLGNLIAIYDSNQISIEDDTNVAFTEDVAKRYEAYGWQVQTVDWKKTGEYVEDVAELYAAIEAAKGETDKPSLIILKTIIGWPSPGKQNSGKIHGSALGADELAATKKVLGFDPEQSFVVDEDVIAHTRALQERATEARAAWQVAFDAWAAANPERKALLERLEAGELPADVSVPEFTSGKDVSTRAASGQVINALAAQLPELWGGSADLAESNLTTIKDAKSFIPAEWSTHEWSGDPYGRVLHFGIREHAMGAIVNGIKLHGPTRPFGGTFLIFSDYMRPPVRLAALMDIPSIFVWTHDSVALGEDGPTHQPIEQLSTLRLIPNFTVVRPADANETSAAWLEIVRRTSGGPVGIALTRQNIPVFPRGEAGFATTDGVAKGAYVLIDAEGGQPDVIIIATGSEVQLAVAARETLAAEGIQARVVSAPSLEWFAEQDAAYRESVLPAAVTARVSVEAGSTPLWRGIVGDTGRTVGIDHFGASADYKTLFEKFGITTDAVVEAARATVKENA
- a CDS encoding heme o synthase translates to MVQSSVSAVNDVAVARSLGQKVRAYVALTKPRVLELLLVTTVPVMILAQGGMPSLWLVLATVIGGAMSAGSAATFNMYLDRDIDAHMRRTENRPLVTGEVTPRGALVFAWSLAVGSTLWLLLTTNWLAAALSAVAIFFYVVIYTMLLKRRTEQNIVWGGIAGCFPVLIGWSAVTGSLTWAPFVLFLLVFLWTPPHYWPLSMKYKGDYREADVPMLGATRNGRQVGLQVILYAWATVASSLLLIPVAGMGLVYTASALVFGGWFIVESHVLYNRAVRGEQSRPMRVFHASITYLTLLFVAIAIDPLLPF